The following proteins come from a genomic window of Achromobacter sp. AONIH1:
- the fabD gene encoding ACP S-malonyltransferase: protein MKIAFVFPGQGSQAVGMLDAWSGVAAVTDSVARASAALGQDLAALIAQGPVEQLNLTTNTQPAMLTAGVAFYNAWLAAGGRKPDVVAGHSLGEYAALTAAGSLALEDAVRLVRVRADAMQAAVPVGTGAMAAILGLDDDAVRAACASAAQGEVVEAVNFNAPAQVVIAGHKAAVERACELAKAAGAKRALLLPVSAPFHSSLLKPAADVLATALAAVNVSAPQIPVINNVDVASPVEPGAIRDALVRQAWHPVRWVETLRAMKAQGVTHVIECGPGKVLAGLTKRIDPELTGLAITDPASLDAALVAVNGN from the coding sequence GCGCGCGCTTCGGCCGCCCTGGGTCAGGATCTGGCCGCGCTGATCGCGCAGGGGCCGGTCGAACAGCTCAATCTGACCACCAACACCCAGCCGGCCATGCTGACCGCGGGCGTGGCGTTCTACAACGCCTGGCTGGCCGCAGGCGGCCGCAAGCCCGATGTGGTGGCCGGTCATAGCCTGGGCGAGTATGCCGCGCTGACCGCCGCCGGCTCGCTGGCGCTGGAAGACGCCGTGCGCCTGGTGCGCGTGCGCGCCGACGCCATGCAGGCCGCCGTGCCCGTGGGCACCGGCGCCATGGCCGCCATCCTGGGCCTGGACGACGACGCCGTGCGCGCCGCCTGCGCCTCGGCCGCCCAGGGCGAGGTCGTGGAGGCCGTGAATTTCAATGCGCCCGCCCAGGTCGTGATCGCCGGCCACAAGGCCGCCGTCGAGCGCGCCTGTGAGCTGGCCAAGGCCGCCGGCGCCAAGCGCGCGCTGCTGCTGCCGGTGTCGGCGCCGTTCCACTCCAGCCTGCTCAAGCCCGCCGCCGATGTGCTGGCGACGGCGCTGGCCGCCGTGAACGTGTCGGCGCCGCAGATCCCGGTGATCAACAACGTCGACGTGGCCTCGCCCGTCGAACCGGGGGCTATCCGCGATGCGTTGGTGCGTCAGGCGTGGCATCCTGTGCGTTGGGTGGAAACGCTGCGCGCCATGAAGGCGCAGGGCGTCACGCACGTCATCGAATGCGGTCCCGGCAAGGTGCTCGCCGGCCTGACCAAGCGCATCGACCCTGAACTCACCGGCCTGGCCATCACCGATCCGGCTTCCCTGGACGCCGCGCTGGTCGCGGTCAACGGAAACTGA
- the fabG gene encoding 3-oxoacyl-ACP reductase FabG has product MDYSTELQGKTALVTGATRGIGRAIALELAARGAVVVGTATSESGAAAITEALAPFGGRGVVLDVTNAEACDALIDALGKESGGPHILVNNAGITRDTLAMRMKDDDWSAVIDTNLASVFRLSRGVLRNMMKARWGRIINVTSVVGSSGNPGQANYAAAKAGVAGMARALARELGSRNITVNCVAPGFIDTDMTRALGETQTAALLQQIPLGRLGAPADIAHAVAFLSGPQAGYITGTTLHVNGGMYMQ; this is encoded by the coding sequence ATGGACTACTCCACTGAACTGCAGGGCAAGACCGCCCTGGTGACCGGCGCCACGCGCGGCATCGGCCGCGCCATCGCCCTGGAACTGGCGGCGCGTGGCGCCGTCGTGGTCGGCACCGCTACCTCCGAGTCGGGCGCCGCCGCCATCACCGAGGCGCTGGCGCCGTTCGGCGGCCGTGGCGTCGTGCTGGACGTGACTAATGCCGAAGCCTGCGACGCGCTCATCGACGCGCTGGGCAAGGAAAGCGGTGGTCCCCACATCCTCGTCAATAATGCCGGCATCACCCGCGATACGCTGGCAATGCGCATGAAAGACGACGACTGGTCGGCGGTCATCGACACCAACCTGGCCTCGGTCTTCCGCCTGTCGCGCGGCGTGCTGCGCAACATGATGAAGGCCCGCTGGGGACGCATTATCAACGTGACCTCGGTGGTGGGCTCGTCGGGCAATCCCGGTCAGGCCAACTACGCGGCCGCCAAGGCGGGCGTGGCCGGCATGGCGCGCGCGCTGGCGCGCGAGCTGGGCAGCCGCAACATCACCGTGAACTGCGTGGCGCCGGGTTTCATCGATACCGACATGACGCGCGCGCTGGGCGAAACCCAGACGGCGGCGCTGCTGCAGCAGATTCCGCTGGGCCGCCTGGGCGCGCCTGCCGACATCGCGCACGCGGTCGCATTTTTGTCCGGCCCGCAAGCGGGTTACATTACCGGCACCACCCTGCACGTCAACGGCGGGATGTACATGCAATAA
- the acpP gene encoding acyl carrier protein gives MESIEQRVKKIVAEQLGVNEAEIKNESSFLDDLGADSLDMVELVMALEDEFETEIPDEEAEKITTVQQAIDYINSHGKQ, from the coding sequence ATGGAAAGCATCGAACAGCGCGTCAAGAAGATCGTCGCTGAACAACTTGGCGTGAACGAAGCCGAGATCAAGAACGAATCCTCCTTCCTTGACGACCTCGGTGCCGATTCGCTCGACATGGTCGAACTGGTCATGGCGCTCGAAGACGAATTCGAGACCGAGATCCCCGACGAAGAGGCCGAAAAGATCACGACCGTGCAACAAGCGATTGATTACATCAATTCGCACGGCAAGCAGTAA
- the fabF gene encoding beta-ketoacyl-ACP synthase II: MKRRVVITGLGIVSPVGNDITTAWDNIVNGRSGISRISRFDPSAITTHIAGEVKDFDISTYISSKEARQMDTFIHYGLAAGMQAWRDCGLEVTEANAERIGVIVGSGIGGLPRIEETQVEYLAKGPRRISPFFVPGSLINLISGHISITYGMKGPSYAVVSACTTGLHSIGDAARLIEYGDADVMLAGGAESTVSPLGIGGFAAMRALSTRNDDPTTASRPWDRDRDGFVLGEGAGVLVLEEYEHAKKRGARIYGEFAGYGMSSDAHHITAPDKDGPRRGILNALRNGGLNLDDIQYVNAHGTSTPLGDKNESEALKLAFGDHAKKLVVNSTKSMTGHLLGAAGGIEAVFTTLAVYNQVSPPTINIFNQDPECDLDYCANEARQMKIDVGLSNSFGFGGTNGSMAVRRV; this comes from the coding sequence GTGAAGCGACGTGTCGTCATCACCGGCCTTGGTATCGTTTCGCCCGTGGGCAACGACATCACCACCGCTTGGGACAATATCGTCAACGGACGTTCTGGCATCAGCCGCATCAGCCGTTTCGATCCCTCGGCCATCACCACCCATATCGCAGGCGAAGTCAAAGACTTCGACATCAGCACCTATATCTCGTCCAAAGAAGCCCGCCAGATGGATACCTTCATCCATTACGGCCTGGCTGCGGGCATGCAGGCATGGCGCGACTGCGGATTGGAAGTCACCGAAGCCAACGCCGAACGCATCGGCGTGATCGTGGGTTCGGGCATCGGCGGACTGCCGCGTATCGAGGAAACCCAGGTCGAATATCTGGCCAAGGGTCCGCGCCGTATTTCCCCGTTCTTCGTGCCGGGTTCCCTGATCAACCTGATCTCCGGTCATATCTCCATCACGTACGGCATGAAGGGTCCGAGCTACGCCGTCGTGTCTGCCTGCACCACCGGCCTGCATTCCATCGGCGATGCCGCGCGCTTGATTGAGTATGGCGATGCGGATGTCATGCTGGCGGGCGGCGCCGAATCGACCGTGTCTCCGCTGGGCATCGGCGGCTTCGCCGCCATGCGCGCCCTGTCGACGCGTAACGACGATCCCACGACCGCTTCGCGTCCCTGGGACCGCGACCGCGACGGCTTCGTGCTGGGCGAGGGCGCCGGCGTGCTGGTGCTGGAAGAGTACGAACACGCCAAGAAGCGCGGCGCGCGCATTTATGGCGAATTCGCTGGCTACGGCATGAGCTCGGACGCGCACCACATCACGGCTCCCGACAAGGACGGCCCGCGCCGCGGCATTCTCAATGCGCTGCGCAACGGCGGCCTCAATCTTGACGATATTCAGTACGTCAACGCGCACGGCACGTCCACGCCGCTGGGCGACAAGAACGAGTCCGAGGCGCTGAAGCTGGCTTTCGGCGATCACGCCAAGAAGCTGGTGGTCAACTCGACCAAGTCCATGACCGGGCACTTGTTGGGCGCCGCGGGCGGGATCGAAGCCGTGTTCACCACGCTGGCCGTGTACAACCAAGTGTCGCCTCCCACGATCAATATCTTCAATCAGGATCCGGAATGCGATCTGGATTACTGCGCCAACGAGGCGCGGCAAATGAAGATCGACGTGGGGCTGTCGAACTCCTTCGGTTTCGGCGGCACCAACGGCTCGATGGCCGTTCGCCGGGTCTGA
- the rpoE gene encoding RNA polymerase sigma factor RpoE — MSEREVDAELVARVQRGDKKAFDLLVLKYQRKILRLLARMIRDPSEIEDVAQEAFIKAYRALPQFRGESAFYTWLYRIAINTARNWLASQGRRPSAPNAIETEDGETFNETENLTDISTPESMVASREIAQTVNAAIEQLPEELRTAIVLREIEGMSYEDIAQSMDCPIGTVRSRIFRAREAIAAKLRPLLGTDAERRW; from the coding sequence ATGAGCGAACGCGAAGTCGACGCAGAACTCGTCGCCCGCGTCCAGCGCGGCGACAAGAAAGCCTTTGATCTGCTGGTCCTGAAGTACCAGCGCAAGATTTTGCGCCTGCTGGCGCGAATGATCCGCGATCCGTCGGAAATCGAGGATGTGGCGCAGGAGGCCTTCATCAAGGCCTACCGCGCCTTGCCCCAATTCCGAGGCGAGAGCGCCTTTTACACCTGGTTGTATCGCATCGCCATCAATACGGCGAGAAACTGGCTGGCGTCCCAGGGACGCCGTCCCAGCGCGCCCAATGCGATAGAAACGGAAGACGGTGAAACTTTTAACGAAACCGAGAACCTAACCGACATAAGCACGCCGGAGTCGATGGTTGCCAGCCGCGAGATCGCCCAAACGGTCAACGCGGCTATCGAGCAATTGCCCGAGGAATTGCGCACCGCAATCGTCCTGCGTGAAATCGAAGGTATGAGTTACGAAGACATCGCCCAGAGCATGGACTGCCCGATCGGCACGGTGCGCTCGCGTATTTTCCGCGCGCGCGAAGCCATCGCCGCAAAGTTGCGCCCATTGCTAGGCACCGATGCCGAGCGTCGCTGGTAA
- a CDS encoding sigma-E factor negative regulatory protein: MQTAAKSVVIAESSWEESVSAWMDGEESDDVLAGLLTREGQQTWDTYHLIGDALRNSDLALTPSAAFQARLARALDAELPIVAAPRRRSPLRMGLSGLAVAAAVATVAWVAQPYLSGGSPGAETRVLADASAGVGTEDASLRDYLEAHRQMAGPSAVRQVSFDAGAGR; this comes from the coding sequence ATGCAAACAGCAGCCAAGTCCGTCGTGATCGCCGAGTCTTCCTGGGAAGAGTCGGTTTCCGCCTGGATGGACGGAGAAGAATCCGACGATGTCCTCGCAGGCCTGTTGACCCGGGAAGGGCAGCAGACCTGGGATACCTATCATCTGATCGGCGATGCCCTGCGCAATTCCGATCTGGCCCTGACGCCCAGCGCCGCCTTCCAGGCCCGCCTGGCGCGCGCGCTGGACGCCGAATTGCCCATCGTCGCGGCGCCCCGGCGCCGTTCGCCCTTGCGCATGGGACTGTCCGGCCTGGCCGTGGCCGCCGCCGTCGCCACCGTGGCCTGGGTGGCCCAACCCTATCTGTCCGGCGGCTCGCCGGGCGCCGAGACCCGCGTGCTGGCCGACGCCAGCGCGGGCGTCGGCACCGAAGACGCGAGCCTGCGCGATTATCTCGAAGCACATCGGCAGATGGCCGGCCCCAGCGCCGTGCGCCAAGTGTCCTTCGATGCCGGGGCGGGCCGCTGA
- a CDS encoding MucB/RseB C-terminal domain-containing protein, producing MALVLPTRWPALGRAAAWPAHRAAWFAATLFAAFLAAHEPARAADVTPAAAPEDMVQLLSRIQQAARKQDYAGVFMYQQGETIQSSRLVHVLDGTGERERLEILDGQPREYLRHNEDVQCLIPERKTVLIERRRGDRFPGLLLGDPANLSKHYRIRAESALHRVAGRECRLITVEPVDKLRYGYRLCADVETNLLLKAQTLNAARGVVEQVSFTSLRLGSEVDPQSLASRWNTRDWKVLEPSMKQVDLAAQGWRIPAPEGFTVIMQVARSMGRSGTVSQVVLSDGLAAISVFIEPYDSLRGHTPPHGAAQRGSITVYGTRIADFWLTAVGEVPLTTLEQLAQGTEYVPAAAPAAGKQ from the coding sequence ATGGCCTTGGTGCTTCCGACACGCTGGCCGGCCCTGGGCCGCGCCGCTGCCTGGCCGGCTCATCGGGCCGCCTGGTTCGCCGCCACGCTGTTCGCTGCATTTCTCGCTGCCCACGAACCCGCTCGCGCGGCCGACGTCACGCCCGCCGCCGCGCCCGAGGATATGGTGCAGTTGCTGTCGCGCATCCAGCAGGCGGCCCGCAAGCAGGACTACGCGGGCGTTTTCATGTATCAGCAGGGCGAGACCATCCAGTCCTCCCGTCTGGTCCATGTGCTGGACGGCACCGGCGAGCGCGAGCGCCTGGAAATCCTGGACGGCCAGCCGCGCGAATATCTGCGCCATAACGAAGATGTGCAGTGCCTGATCCCCGAGCGCAAGACGGTGCTGATCGAGCGTCGCCGCGGCGACCGTTTTCCGGGTCTGCTGCTGGGCGATCCCGCCAATCTGTCCAAGCACTACCGGATCCGCGCGGAATCCGCGCTGCACCGGGTGGCGGGGCGCGAATGCCGGCTGATCACCGTCGAGCCCGTGGACAAGCTGCGCTACGGCTATCGCCTCTGTGCGGATGTCGAAACCAATCTGCTGCTGAAGGCGCAGACGCTGAACGCCGCGCGAGGCGTGGTCGAACAGGTGTCCTTCACGTCCCTGCGCCTGGGATCCGAGGTCGATCCGCAATCGCTGGCCTCGCGCTGGAATACCCGCGATTGGAAGGTGCTCGAACCGTCCATGAAACAGGTCGACCTGGCTGCCCAGGGCTGGCGCATCCCCGCTCCCGAGGGTTTCACCGTGATAATGCAGGTGGCGCGCTCGATGGGGCGCTCCGGCACCGTCAGCCAGGTGGTGCTGTCGGATGGCCTGGCGGCGATCTCGGTCTTCATCGAGCCCTACGACAGCCTGCGCGGCCATACGCCGCCTCATGGCGCGGCGCAGCGCGGCTCGATCACGGTCTACGGCACGCGCATCGCCGATTTCTGGTTGACGGCCGTGGGCGAGGTGCCGCTGACCACGCTCGAACAATTGGCCCAGGGCACGGAGTACGTGCCCGCCGCCGCCCCGGCCGCGGGCAAGCAGTAA
- a CDS encoding DegQ family serine endoprotease encodes MVAGLLMSTAYAPASLAQTPTVALPDFTTIVEKADPAVVNIRTTATVPVRGPGMGGGNDPYELFRWFFGPDFQPPGQQSPTPRQRPQPSQPEERTVPRGVGSGFFISEDGYILTNNHVVVDATDIYVTLTDGREFKAKVIGTDERTDVALIKVEAKGMTPLVIGDPKKLKKGQWVLAIGSPFGLDSTVTSGIVSAIGRDTGEYLPFIQTDVAVNPGNSGGPLINLDGEAVGINSQIISRSGGFMGISLAIPIDEAMRVVDQLRATGKVTRGRVGVQIGEVGKDVAEAIGLPKAEGALVSSVEVDGPADKAGVQPGDVILKFNGETIKRWSDLPRIVGETKPGTSADLEVWRKGKTVTLPVKVGEIPAEKGGGAKKGAAPPPDVTNALGLGVIDVPAEVQRKLRIKGGVQVKIAEGAAAKAGLQEGDIVLALNDTDVTGAKQFGELVAKLDKARAVGLLVRRGEQTQWVAVPASK; translated from the coding sequence ATGGTTGCGGGCCTGTTGATGTCCACCGCCTATGCGCCGGCCTCCTTGGCGCAAACGCCGACGGTGGCCTTGCCGGATTTCACGACCATCGTCGAGAAAGCCGACCCCGCCGTCGTCAACATCCGCACCACCGCCACCGTGCCGGTGCGCGGTCCGGGGATGGGCGGCGGCAACGATCCCTACGAATTGTTCCGCTGGTTCTTCGGGCCGGATTTCCAGCCGCCGGGCCAGCAGTCGCCCACGCCGAGGCAGCGTCCGCAGCCTTCGCAGCCTGAAGAGCGCACCGTGCCGCGCGGCGTGGGATCGGGCTTCTTCATCTCCGAAGACGGCTACATCCTCACCAATAACCACGTGGTTGTCGACGCGACCGACATCTACGTCACGCTGACCGACGGCCGCGAATTCAAGGCCAAGGTCATCGGCACGGACGAGCGCACCGACGTCGCCCTGATCAAGGTCGAGGCCAAGGGCATGACGCCGCTGGTCATTGGCGATCCCAAGAAGCTCAAGAAGGGGCAGTGGGTGCTGGCCATCGGCTCGCCGTTCGGCCTGGATTCCACCGTCACGTCCGGCATCGTCAGCGCCATCGGCCGCGATACCGGCGAGTACTTGCCCTTCATCCAGACGGACGTGGCGGTCAACCCGGGCAACTCCGGAGGTCCGCTGATCAATCTCGATGGCGAAGCGGTCGGCATCAATTCGCAGATCATCTCGCGCAGCGGCGGCTTCATGGGCATTTCGCTGGCGATCCCCATCGACGAGGCCATGCGCGTGGTCGACCAGCTGCGCGCCACCGGCAAGGTGACCCGTGGCCGCGTCGGCGTGCAGATCGGCGAGGTTGGCAAGGATGTGGCCGAGGCCATCGGCCTGCCCAAGGCCGAAGGCGCCCTGGTCAGCAGCGTCGAGGTGGACGGTCCGGCCGACAAGGCCGGCGTGCAGCCGGGCGACGTGATCCTGAAGTTCAACGGCGAAACCATCAAGCGCTGGTCCGATCTGCCGCGCATCGTCGGCGAAACCAAGCCGGGCACGAGCGCCGACCTGGAAGTCTGGCGCAAGGGCAAGACGGTCACGCTGCCGGTCAAGGTCGGTGAAATCCCGGCCGAGAAGGGCGGCGGCGCCAAGAAGGGCGCTGCGCCTCCCCCGGACGTCACCAACGCGTTGGGTCTGGGCGTGATCGACGTGCCGGCCGAGGTGCAACGCAAGCTGCGTATCAAGGGCGGCGTGCAGGTCAAGATCGCCGAAGGCGCCGCGGCCAAGGCAGGACTGCAGGAAGGCGACATCGTGTTGGCTCTGAACGACACCGACGTCACCGGCGCCAAGCAGTTCGGCGAGCTGGTCGCCAAGCTGGACAAGGCGCGCGCGGTGGGCCTGCTGGTCCGTCGCGGCGAGCAGACGCAGTGGGTGGCGGTACCCGCGTCCAAATAA
- the lepA gene encoding translation elongation factor 4: protein MQHIRNFSIIAHIDHGKSTLADRLIQRCGGLADREMSAQVLDSMEIERERGITIKAQTAALHYKAQDGKVYNLNLIDTPGHVDFSYEVSRSLSACEGALLVVDASQGVEAQTVANCYTAIELGVEVMPVLNKMDLPQADPEGARQEVEDVIGIDASQAVLASAKTGMGIDEILESIVARVPAPKGDPEAPLQALIIDSWFDNYVGVVMLVRIVNGVLKPKDKILLMASGATHLCEQTGVFTPKSQQRPHLSAGEVGFIIAGIKQLEDAKVGDTVTLANKPAAAPLPGFKEVKPQVFAGLYPVESSEYDQLRDSLEKLKLNDAALMFEPEVSQALGFGFRCGFLGLLHMEIVQERLEREFDMDIITTAPSVVYEVEQRDGSIITVESPSRMPEVGKIADIREPIVKVTLFMPQDYVGPVMTLCNNKRGVQVNMSYHGRQVHLVYEIPLAEIVLDFFDKLKSVSRGYASMDYEFLEYRSADVVRVDLLINNDRVDALAVIVHRSNARHRARDVVTRMRGLIPRQMFDVVIQAAIGAEIIARENVKALRKNVLAKCYGGDISRKKKLLEKQKAGKKRMKQVGSVEIPQEAFLAILQVEDK from the coding sequence ATGCAGCATATTCGCAACTTCTCCATCATCGCCCACATCGATCACGGCAAATCGACCCTGGCCGATCGCCTGATCCAACGCTGCGGCGGATTGGCGGATCGCGAAATGTCCGCGCAGGTGCTCGATTCCATGGAAATCGAACGCGAGCGCGGCATCACCATCAAGGCCCAGACGGCCGCCCTGCATTACAAGGCGCAGGACGGCAAGGTCTACAACCTGAACCTCATCGACACCCCGGGACACGTCGACTTCTCGTATGAAGTCAGCCGTTCGCTGTCCGCCTGCGAGGGCGCGCTGCTGGTGGTGGACGCCTCCCAAGGGGTCGAGGCGCAGACCGTGGCCAACTGCTACACCGCCATCGAGCTGGGCGTGGAAGTGATGCCGGTGCTGAACAAGATGGACCTGCCGCAGGCCGATCCCGAAGGCGCGCGCCAGGAAGTCGAGGACGTGATCGGCATCGACGCCTCGCAGGCCGTGCTGGCCAGCGCCAAGACCGGCATGGGCATCGACGAGATCCTGGAATCCATCGTGGCCCGCGTGCCGGCGCCCAAGGGGGATCCCGAGGCGCCGCTGCAAGCGCTGATCATCGACTCGTGGTTCGACAACTACGTGGGCGTGGTGATGCTGGTGCGCATCGTCAACGGCGTGCTCAAGCCCAAGGACAAGATCCTGCTGATGGCCTCCGGCGCCACCCACCTGTGCGAGCAGACCGGCGTGTTCACGCCGAAGTCGCAGCAGCGCCCGCACCTGTCGGCGGGCGAGGTGGGCTTCATCATCGCCGGCATCAAGCAGCTCGAAGACGCCAAGGTCGGCGACACGGTGACGCTGGCCAACAAGCCGGCCGCCGCGCCGCTGCCGGGCTTCAAGGAAGTCAAGCCGCAGGTGTTCGCCGGCCTGTACCCGGTCGAAAGCTCGGAATACGACCAGCTGCGCGATTCGCTGGAAAAGCTCAAGCTGAACGACGCTGCGCTGATGTTCGAGCCGGAAGTGTCGCAGGCGCTGGGCTTTGGCTTTCGCTGCGGCTTCCTGGGCCTGCTGCACATGGAAATCGTGCAGGAGCGCCTGGAACGCGAATTCGACATGGACATCATCACCACCGCGCCGTCGGTGGTGTACGAAGTCGAGCAGCGCGACGGTTCGATCATCACCGTCGAAAGCCCGTCGCGCATGCCGGAAGTGGGCAAGATCGCCGATATCCGCGAGCCGATCGTGAAGGTCACGCTGTTCATGCCGCAGGACTACGTCGGTCCGGTCATGACGCTGTGCAACAACAAGCGCGGCGTGCAGGTCAACATGAGCTATCACGGCCGCCAGGTGCACCTGGTGTACGAGATCCCGCTGGCCGAGATCGTGCTGGACTTCTTCGACAAGCTCAAGTCGGTGTCGCGCGGCTACGCCTCGATGGACTATGAGTTCCTGGAGTACCGCTCGGCCGACGTGGTGCGCGTGGACCTGCTGATCAACAACGACCGCGTCGACGCGCTGGCCGTGATCGTCCACCGCAGCAACGCCCGCCATCGCGCCCGCGACGTGGTGACGCGCATGCGCGGACTGATTCCGCGCCAGATGTTCGACGTGGTGATCCAGGCCGCCATCGGCGCCGAGATCATTGCGCGCGAGAACGTCAAGGCCCTGCGCAAGAACGTGCTGGCCAAGTGCTATGGCGGCGACATCTCCCGCAAGAAGAAGCTGCTTGAAAAGCAGAAGGCCGGCAAGAAGCGCATGAAGCAGGTCGGCAGCGTCGAGATTCCGCAAGAGGCCTTCCTGGCCATCCTGCAGGTGGAAGACAAATAG
- the lepB gene encoding signal peptidase I yields the protein MSWNFALILFVLLVLTGAIWVLDLAVLRRGRESRAQAAMAQYDAAVIGDAQEAERLRREAGEEARRMPWWIEYAVSFFPVILFVFMLRSFVVEPFRIPSGSMLPTLQSGDLILVNKFSYGLRLPVLDKKVVDIGKPQRGDVFVFRYPVDPDVDYIKRVVGLPGDEVAYLDKKLYINGELVTHVRDGDYFEPDRVSYIAQYKEKLGDVEHKILLDEGKMQELGPQYPFPNLGNCQYSRNGVRCKVPEGQYFAMGDNRDNSADSRYWGFVPEANIVGKAFFIWMNFSDLSRIGRFN from the coding sequence ATGAGTTGGAACTTTGCCCTGATCCTGTTCGTGTTGCTGGTCCTGACCGGCGCAATCTGGGTGCTCGACCTGGCCGTGCTGCGCCGGGGGCGCGAAAGCCGCGCCCAGGCCGCCATGGCCCAATATGACGCGGCCGTGATCGGCGACGCGCAGGAAGCCGAGCGCCTGCGGCGTGAAGCCGGCGAAGAGGCGCGGCGCATGCCGTGGTGGATCGAATATGCGGTCAGTTTCTTTCCCGTGATCCTGTTCGTGTTCATGCTGCGCTCGTTCGTGGTCGAGCCGTTCCGCATTCCGTCGGGCTCAATGCTGCCCACGCTGCAATCCGGCGACCTGATCCTGGTGAATAAATTCAGCTATGGCCTGCGCCTGCCTGTCCTCGACAAGAAGGTCGTCGATATCGGCAAGCCGCAGCGCGGCGACGTGTTCGTGTTCCGTTATCCGGTGGATCCGGACGTGGACTACATCAAGCGCGTGGTCGGCCTGCCGGGCGACGAGGTCGCTTATCTGGACAAGAAGCTGTACATCAATGGCGAATTGGTGACGCATGTGCGGGACGGCGACTATTTCGAGCCTGACCGTGTCTCTTATATCGCACAATACAAAGAGAAATTGGGCGACGTTGAGCACAAGATCCTGCTCGATGAGGGAAAAATGCAGGAACTCGGGCCGCAGTATCCGTTTCCCAACCTGGGGAACTGCCAATACAGCCGCAATGGAGTACGCTGCAAAGTACCCGAGGGGCAGTATTTCGCCATGGGCGATAATCGGGACAACAGCGCTGACAGCCGGTATTGGGGCTTCGTTCCCGAAGCCAACATCGTCGGCAAGGCGTTCTTCATCTGGATGAATTTCAGCGATCTGAGCCGCATCGGCCGATTCAACTGA
- the rnc gene encoding ribonuclease III, with the protein MSLATLENRLDHHFSDPALLEQALTHRSHGARHNERLEFLGDSVLNFVVAAMLFERFAKIDEGDLSRLRANLVKQASLADIAQKLELSQYLRLGEGELKSGGFRRPSILADTVEALFGAVFLDAGFDAARRVIARQYQPVLASVDPKTLGKDAKTLLQEFLQGRKMALPLYTVVATHGAAHSQQFEVECAIPALEIKVTAPGASRRAAEQSAAKLALEAAQAVSPATKAARKSGKARKSAQLSLPVAVAQETK; encoded by the coding sequence ATGTCGCTAGCCACGCTAGAAAACCGCCTGGATCATCATTTCAGCGATCCGGCTTTGCTCGAACAGGCGCTGACGCATCGCAGCCACGGCGCGCGCCATAACGAGCGGTTGGAATTCCTCGGGGATTCCGTGCTGAATTTCGTCGTGGCCGCCATGCTGTTCGAGCGTTTCGCCAAGATCGACGAGGGCGACCTGTCGCGTCTGCGGGCCAATCTGGTCAAGCAGGCGTCGCTGGCCGACATCGCGCAGAAACTGGAGTTGTCGCAGTATCTGCGACTGGGCGAGGGTGAATTGAAAAGCGGTGGTTTCCGCCGGCCGTCCATCCTGGCCGATACGGTCGAAGCGCTGTTCGGCGCCGTGTTCCTTGACGCCGGCTTCGACGCCGCGCGGCGCGTGATCGCGCGTCAGTATCAGCCGGTGCTGGCCAGCGTCGATCCCAAGACCCTGGGCAAGGACGCCAAGACCCTGCTGCAGGAATTCCTGCAGGGCCGCAAGATGGCGCTGCCGCTGTACACGGTGGTGGCCACTCACGGCGCGGCCCATAGCCAGCAGTTCGAGGTCGAATGCGCCATTCCGGCGCTGGAAATCAAGGTGACGGCGCCTGGCGCCAGCCGCCGCGCCGCCGAGCAATCGGCGGCCAAGCTGGCGCTGGAGGCCGCGCAGGCCGTCAGCCCGGCCACGAAAGCCGCCCGCAAGTCGGGCAAGGCGCGCAAGAGCGCGCAATTGTCGCTGCCCGTGGCAGTGGCCCAAGAGACTAAATGA